The Pseudogulbenkiania sp. MAI-1 sequence AAACAATATACGGAATTTTTTGTACCGTTTTTTGTAATTTTCACACTAGCCAGCTCAGGCAGTACGCGCGTGCCAGCCCCGTCCCCGCCGGGCCGTTCCCCTCAGCCGCTTGGCCATGGGCCGGATACAGCGCGGTAAACCGAAGTCAATCACCGGAGACCCACACGATGATTCCCCCCAGCAGTCTCGCCCAGCCTGTGATGTTCGCCCAGACCCGGGCCCTCCTTCCCGGTGTCATGCTCTGCGGCGTCATCGCCGTCGCCGCCACCTTCGTGTCCGAGCACTACGGCGGCCCGCAATTCCTCTACGCCTTGCTCATCGGCATCGCCTTCCACTTTCTGGCCGACTCCGAGAAATGCCAGCCCGGTATCGAGCTGTCGGCCAAGAAGCTGGTGCGCTTCGGCGTGGCCCTGCTCGGCGCGCGCATCGTCGCCAGCGACGTCAGCGACCTCGGCCTGGTCGGGGTGGGCGCGCTGATCGGCGCGGTCGGCCTGACCATCGGCTTTGGCATCCTGATGGCGCGTCTACTCGGCCTGCCCTCGATGCTGGGGCTGCTCTCCGGCGGCGGCACCGGCATCTGCGGCATTTCGGCCACCCTGGCAATCTCCTCCACCCTGCCGGCCACGCGGGAAAACGAGCGCTATACCCTGCTCACGGCGATCGGCATCGCGATCTTCTCCACCGTGGCGATGGTGCTCTACCCGCTGATCGTCAAGAACGTCGGCCTCACCACGGCGGAAGCGGGGCTGTTCCTCGGCGGTTCGATCCACGACGTCGCCCAGGTGGTCGGCGCCGGCCTGATCATTTCGCCGGAAGTGGGCGATGCCGCCACGCTGGCCAAGATGTTCCGCGTCGCCATGCTGATGCCGGTGGTGGTCATCCTGGCGCTGACCTTCCACGCCGAGCGCAAGAAAACCGCTACAGCCGGCAGCAAGACCCCGATCCTGCCGCTGTTCCTGGTGGTATTTGCCGGGCTGGCCGTGCTCAACAGCATGGGCTGGCTGTCCCACCAACTGGTGGAAGCAAGTTCGACCGTATCGCGCTGGTGCCTGGTGACCTCGATCGCCGCCCTCGGCGTCAAGACTTCCTTGGAGAAGCTGGCGGAACTGGGCTGGAAGCCGATCGTGCTGATGAGCAGCGAGGCCGTCTTCATTGCCGGCTACATGCTGCTGGTGGTGTACCTGAGCCGAGTTTTCGGTGCCTGATAAGTAAATAAACGAGGATGACCATGAACGCGCCAACCAATCTGAACACCGAGATGGTGGTGGACGAAGCCGCCATCCAGCCGCTGCCC is a genomic window containing:
- a CDS encoding YeiH family protein produces the protein MIPPSSLAQPVMFAQTRALLPGVMLCGVIAVAATFVSEHYGGPQFLYALLIGIAFHFLADSEKCQPGIELSAKKLVRFGVALLGARIVASDVSDLGLVGVGALIGAVGLTIGFGILMARLLGLPSMLGLLSGGGTGICGISATLAISSTLPATRENERYTLLTAIGIAIFSTVAMVLYPLIVKNVGLTTAEAGLFLGGSIHDVAQVVGAGLIISPEVGDAATLAKMFRVAMLMPVVVILALTFHAERKKTATAGSKTPILPLFLVVFAGLAVLNSMGWLSHQLVEASSTVSRWCLVTSIAALGVKTSLEKLAELGWKPIVLMSSEAVFIAGYMLLVVYLSRVFGA